The Mycobacterium riyadhense sequence GCTGTTTTTCGTGCTGAAGACCGTCAACTATGTGCCGCACGAATCGGTAGTGCTGGCCCGCGAGATCGTCGAAACCGGCGAGATCATGATCTTCGTCGGCAAAGACTTCGTGATCACGGTCCGCCACGGCGAACATGGCGGACTCTCCGATGTGCGCAGGAAGATGGATGCCGACCCAGAGCACCTGCGGCTAGGTCCATACGCGGTGCTACACGCCATCTCCGACTACGTGGTGGACCACTACCTCGCGGTAACCACCTTGATGGAGGACGATATCGACAGCATCGAGGAGGTGGCTTTCGCCCCTGGCCGCAAAATCGACGTCGAACCGATCTACCTGCTCAAGCGGGAAGTCGTCCAGTTGCGCCGGTGCGTGGCCCCGCTGTCGGCTGCGTTCCAACGCATGCAGGCCGAAAACAAGGACCTGATCTCGAAGGAAGTACGGCGGTATCTACGCGACGTTGCCGACCACCAGACCGAGGCCGCAGATCAGATCGTCGCGTACGACGACATGCTCAACTCGCTGGTGCAGGCCGCGCTGGCGCGTGTCGGCATGCAACAGAACATGGACATGCGCAAGATATCGGCCTGGGCCGGTATCGTCGCGGTGCCCACCATGGTCGCTGGGATCTACGGCATGAACTTCCACTTCATGCCCGAGCTGGACTCGAGGTGGGGCTATCCGACGGTGATCGGCGCAATGGTCATGGTCTGCGTGTTCCTCTACTTCAGTTTCCGAAAACGCGGCTGGCTTTAACGCGCGAGCAGACGCTAAATCGCCCTGGAACGCCTGTTCCAGGGCGATTTAGCGT is a genomic window containing:
- the corA gene encoding magnesium/cobalt transporter CorA is translated as MFPGFDALPEALRPIARPRVHQPHQHPVGGRAEALVDCGVYVDGHRLPGKYAYAEALAKVREVESAPLDAMEQAGPCSFVWIGLHEPDERQMQEVADVFGLHPLAVEDAVHAHQRPKLERYDETLFFVLKTVNYVPHESVVLAREIVETGEIMIFVGKDFVITVRHGEHGGLSDVRRKMDADPEHLRLGPYAVLHAISDYVVDHYLAVTTLMEDDIDSIEEVAFAPGRKIDVEPIYLLKREVVQLRRCVAPLSAAFQRMQAENKDLISKEVRRYLRDVADHQTEAADQIVAYDDMLNSLVQAALARVGMQQNMDMRKISAWAGIVAVPTMVAGIYGMNFHFMPELDSRWGYPTVIGAMVMVCVFLYFSFRKRGWL